In Perognathus longimembris pacificus isolate PPM17 chromosome 3, ASM2315922v1, whole genome shotgun sequence, a single window of DNA contains:
- the Mcoln1 gene encoding mucolipin-1, whose product MAASVGRRGSETERLLTPNPGYGTHSPVPPTSPEEEDLRRRLKYFFMSPCDKFRAKGRKPCKLVLQVVKILVVTVQLILFGLSNQLVVTFREENTVAFRHLFLLGYSDGADDTFAAYTREQLYQAIFHAVDQYLMLPEVSLGRYAYVRGGGSSPWTNGSALALCQRYYHRGHVDPANDTFDIDPMVVTDCIQVDPPEKPPDAPSDDDVALSDVSSSYRNLTLKFHKLINVTIYFQLKTINLQSLINNEIPDCYTFSVLITFDNKAHSGRIPIRLETQAHIQECKHPSVSRHGDNSFRLLFDVVVILTCSLSFLLCARSLLRGFLLQNEFVGFMWQQRGQEISLWERLEFVNGWYILLVTSDVLTISGTIMKIGIEAKNLASYDVCSILLGTSTLLVWVGVIRYLTFFHKYNILIATLRVALPSVMRFCCCVAVIYLGYCFCGWIVLGPYHVKFRSLSMVSECLFSLINGDDMFVTFAAMQAQQGHSSLVWLFSQLYLYSFISLFIYMVLSLFIALITGAYDTIKHPGAGAEKSELQAYIAQCQDSPTSGKFRRGSGSACSLLCCCSREAPDRSLLVN is encoded by the exons ATGGCGGCCTCGGTGGGCCGGCGTGGATCAG AGACGGAGCGACTCCTGACCCCCAATCCTGGGTATGGGACCCATTCCCCagttcctcccacctccccagaaGAGGAAGATCTCCGTCGCCGGCTCAAGTACTTTTTCATGAGTCCCTGTGACAAGTTCCGGGCCAAGGGCCGCAAACCATGCAAGCTGGTGCTCCAGGTGGTGAAAATTCTGGTGGTCACTGTCCAG CTCATCCTGTTTGGGCTCAGTAACCAGCTGGTGGTGACATTCAGGGAAGAGAACACCGTTGCTTTCCGACATCTCTTTCTTCTCGGCTATTCTGATGGGGCAGATGACACCTTTGCGGCATACACTCGGGAGCAGCTCTACCAGGCCATCTTCCATGCAGTAGACCAG TACCTGATGCTGCCCGAGGTGTCACTGGGCAGGTATGCCTATGTCCGGGGCGGGGGTAGTAGCCCCTGGACCAATGGCTCTGCCTTGGCTCTGTGCCAGCGATATTACCACCGTGGCCATGTGGATCCTGCCAATGATACCTTTGACATTGACCCAATGGTGGTCACTG ACTGCATCCAGGTGGATCCCCCCGAGAAACCCCCTGATGCCCCCAGTGACGACGACGTGGCCCTCTCGGATGTCAGCTCCAGTTACAGGAACCTCACGCTCAAATTCCACAA GCTGATCAACGTCACCATCTACTTCCAGCTGAAGACCATCAACCTGCAGAGCCTCATTAATAATGAGATCCCTGACTGCTATACCTTCAGTGTCCTG ATCACGTTTGACAACAAGGCTCACAGTGGACGCATCCCCATCCGGCTAGAGACCCAGGCCCATATCCAGGAATGCAAGCACCCCAGTGTCTCCAGACATG GTGACAACAGCTTCCGGCTCCTGTTTGATGTGGTGGTCATCCTCACCTGCTCGCTGTCCTTCCTGCTGTGTGCCCGCTCGCTGCTGCGCGGCTTCCTGCTGCAGAAT GAGTTTGTGGGGTTCATGTGGCAGCAGCGGGGACAGGAGATCAGCTTGTGGGAGCGGCTGGAGTTCGTCAATGGCTGGTACATCTTGCTGGTCACCAGCGATGTGCTCACCATCTCTGGTACCATCATGAAGATTGGCATTGAGGCCAAG AACCTGGCAAGCTATGACGTGTGTAGCATTCTTCTGGGCACTTCCACACTGCTGGTCTGGGTTGGAGTCATCCGCTACCTCACTTTCTTCCACAAGTACAAC ATTCTCATCGCCACACTGAGGGTGGCACTGCCCAGCGTCATGCGTTTCTGCTGCTGTGTGGCTGTTATCTACTTGGGCTACTGTTTCTGCGGCTGGATTGTGCTGGGACCCTACCATGTGAAG TTCCGCTCGCTGTCCATGGTGTCCGAATGCCTGTTCTCGCTTATCAACGGGGACGACATGTTTGTGACATTTGCGGCCATGCAGGCACAGCAGGGCCACAGCAGCCTGGTGTGGCTCTTCTCCCAACTCTACCTCTACTCCTTCATCAGCCTCTTCATCTACATGGTGCTCAGCCTCTTCATCGCACTCATCACTGGCGCCTATGACACCATTAAG CACCCTGGCGCAGGAGCTGAGAAGAGCGAGCTCCAGGCCTACATTGCACAGTGCCAGGACAGCCCCACCTCGGGCAAATTCCGCCGCGGGAGCGGCTCCGCCTGCAGCCTGCTTTGCTGCTGTTCGAG GGAGGCCCCGGACCGCTCGCTGCTTGTGAATTGA
- the Znf358 gene encoding zinc finger protein 358 isoform X1 produces MNRGAQPWNWASETSNSQSRDFCSGSDPVPETLSSSTRAMRRSVLVRNPVHKGLNPKLEDLDHISEAPEPDPEDINTASVDMDPSYEDRESISEDLDGEVKAPGSSLRNQDSCPQDLDPPSSREDLDPDVIGPVPLILDPNSETLSSAAPDVDPLSSHLHATLQVLPTSPAAIPAPASPPRPFSCPDCGRAFRRSSGLSQHRRTHSGEKPYRCPDCGKSFSHGATLAQHRGIHTGARPYQCAACGKAFGWRSTLLKHRSSHSGEKPHHCPVCGKAFGHGSLLAQHLRTHGGPRPHKCPVCAKGFGQGSALLKHLRTHTGERPYPCPQCGKAFGQSSALLQHQRTHTAERPYRCPHCGKAFGQSSNLQHHLRIHTGERPYACPHCSKAFGQSSALLQHLHVHSGERPYRCQLCGKAFGQASSLTKHKRVHEGAAAAAAAAAAATTAGLGLGPGLSPTSMMRPGQVSFLGSDGVSVLHSGLDLSSGSNSTRTTPDPASVLDPLPKPSSQALSGSPTTPSLHTSESSNPKLGHSVDPDLVPSPDHESDPSPDSDPDPNLDLCSPTHDTASPALPDSEGPEWVKEQGALLAPDG; encoded by the exons ATGAACAGAGGGGCTCAGCCATGGAATTGGGCATCAGAGACTTCTAATTCACAGTCCAGAGACTTCTGTTCAGGTTCGG ATCCTGTCCCTGAAACACTCAGCAGTTCCACCCGGGCCATGAGACGTTCAGTCTTGGTCAGGAACCCTGTCCACAAGGGACTGAATCCCAAACTTGAAGATCTGGACCACATTTCTGAAGCCCCAGAGCCTGATCCTGAAGACATAAATACTGCCTCAGTAGACATGGACCCCAGCTATGAAGATCGAGAGTCCATCTCTGAGGATCTCGATGGAGAGGTGAAAGCTCCAGGCTCTAGCTTGAGGAACCAAGACTCGTGTCCTCAAGATCTGGACCCCCCTTCTTCAAGGGAAGACCTGGATCCAGATGTTATTGGCCCTGTGCCTCTGATTCTCGACCCAAACAGTGAGACCCTCAGCTCCGCTGCTCCAGATGTGGACCCCCTTTCTTCCCATCTTCATGCCACCCTGCAGGTACTGCCCACTAGCCCTGCCGCcatcccagccccagccagcccACCCCGGCCCTTCTCTTGCCCAGATTGCGGGCGAGCCTTTCGTCGAAGCTCCGGGCTCAGCCAGCACCGCCGCACCCACAGCGGTGAGAAGCCCTACCGCTGTCCCGATTGCGGCAAATCCTTCAGCCACGGTGCCACGCTGGCCCAGCATCGTGGCATCCACACTGGGGCGCGGCCTTACCAGTGCGCGGCCTGCGGGAAAGCCTTCGGCTGGCGTTCCACGCTCCTGAAACACCGCAGTAGCCACAGCGGCGAGAAACCACACCACTGCCCTGTGTGTGGCAAAGCTTTTGGCCATGGATCATTGCTGGCACAGCACCTGCGCACTCACGGAGGCCCACGGCCCCACAAGTGTCCGGTGTGTGCCAAGGGCTTTGGCCAGGGCTCGGCGCTGCTGAAGCATCTGCGCACACACACGGGCGAGCGGCCCTACCCGTGCCCTCAGTGTGGCAAGGCCTTTGGGCAGAGCTCGGCGCTGCTGCAGCACCAGCGCACCCACACTGCTGAGCGGCCTTACCGCTGTCCCCACTGTGGCAAAGCCTTCGGCCAGAGCTCCAACCTCCAGCACCATCTCCGGATCCACACAGGCGAGCGGCCCTACGCCTGTCCCCACTGCTCCAAGGCCTTTGGGCAGAGCTCGGCGCTGCTCCAACACCTGCACGTGCATTCCGGAGAGCGCCCCTACCGCTGTCAGCTTTGTGGCAAAGCGTTTGGCCAAGCCTCCAGCCTCACCAAGCACAAGCGGGTGCATGAGGGTgcagcagctgctgctgcagctgctgcagctgccacaacagcagggctgggcctggggcctggcctgAGTCCTACATCCATGATGAGACCCGGACAGGTCTCCTTTCTGGGTTCTGATGGTGTCTCAGTGCTCCATTCAGGCCTAGACCTCAGCTCTGGGTCCAACTCCACTCGCACCACCCCGGATCCTGCCTCTGTGCTGGATCCTTTACCCAAGCCCAGCTCCCAAGCCCTCTCTGGCTCCCCAACCACTCCCAGCCTACATACTTCTGAGTCTTCTAACCCTAAGCTTGGTCACAGTGTTGACCCTGATCTTGTACCCAGCCCCGATCATGAGTCTGATCCCAGCCCCGATTCTGATCCTGATCCCAACCTTGACCTCTGCTCTCCCACTCATGACACTGccagcccagccctccctgaCAGTGAGGGCCCAGAGTGGGTAAAGGAGCAGGGGGCCCTGCTAGCACCCGATGGTTGA
- the Znf358 gene encoding zinc finger protein 358 isoform X3, with protein sequence MMRDKERFMYVCLAVNSDPVPETLSSSTRAMRRSVLVRNPVHKGLNPKLEDLDHISEAPEPDPEDINTASVDMDPSYEDRESISEDLDGEVKAPGSSLRNQDSCPQDLDPPSSREDLDPDVIGPVPLILDPNSETLSSAAPDVDPLSSHLHATLQVLPTSPAAIPAPASPPRPFSCPDCGRAFRRSSGLSQHRRTHSGEKPYRCPDCGKSFSHGATLAQHRGIHTGARPYQCAACGKAFGWRSTLLKHRSSHSGEKPHHCPVCGKAFGHGSLLAQHLRTHGGPRPHKCPVCAKGFGQGSALLKHLRTHTGERPYPCPQCGKAFGQSSALLQHQRTHTAERPYRCPHCGKAFGQSSNLQHHLRIHTGERPYACPHCSKAFGQSSALLQHLHVHSGERPYRCQLCGKAFGQASSLTKHKRVHEGAAAAAAAAAAATTAGLGLGPGLSPTSMMRPGQVSFLGSDGVSVLHSGLDLSSGSNSTRTTPDPASVLDPLPKPSSQALSGSPTTPSLHTSESSNPKLGHSVDPDLVPSPDHESDPSPDSDPDPNLDLCSPTHDTASPALPDSEGPEWVKEQGALLAPDG encoded by the exons ATGATGAGGGATAAGGAAAGATTTATGTATGTGTGCCTAGCAGTGAATTCTG ATCCTGTCCCTGAAACACTCAGCAGTTCCACCCGGGCCATGAGACGTTCAGTCTTGGTCAGGAACCCTGTCCACAAGGGACTGAATCCCAAACTTGAAGATCTGGACCACATTTCTGAAGCCCCAGAGCCTGATCCTGAAGACATAAATACTGCCTCAGTAGACATGGACCCCAGCTATGAAGATCGAGAGTCCATCTCTGAGGATCTCGATGGAGAGGTGAAAGCTCCAGGCTCTAGCTTGAGGAACCAAGACTCGTGTCCTCAAGATCTGGACCCCCCTTCTTCAAGGGAAGACCTGGATCCAGATGTTATTGGCCCTGTGCCTCTGATTCTCGACCCAAACAGTGAGACCCTCAGCTCCGCTGCTCCAGATGTGGACCCCCTTTCTTCCCATCTTCATGCCACCCTGCAGGTACTGCCCACTAGCCCTGCCGCcatcccagccccagccagcccACCCCGGCCCTTCTCTTGCCCAGATTGCGGGCGAGCCTTTCGTCGAAGCTCCGGGCTCAGCCAGCACCGCCGCACCCACAGCGGTGAGAAGCCCTACCGCTGTCCCGATTGCGGCAAATCCTTCAGCCACGGTGCCACGCTGGCCCAGCATCGTGGCATCCACACTGGGGCGCGGCCTTACCAGTGCGCGGCCTGCGGGAAAGCCTTCGGCTGGCGTTCCACGCTCCTGAAACACCGCAGTAGCCACAGCGGCGAGAAACCACACCACTGCCCTGTGTGTGGCAAAGCTTTTGGCCATGGATCATTGCTGGCACAGCACCTGCGCACTCACGGAGGCCCACGGCCCCACAAGTGTCCGGTGTGTGCCAAGGGCTTTGGCCAGGGCTCGGCGCTGCTGAAGCATCTGCGCACACACACGGGCGAGCGGCCCTACCCGTGCCCTCAGTGTGGCAAGGCCTTTGGGCAGAGCTCGGCGCTGCTGCAGCACCAGCGCACCCACACTGCTGAGCGGCCTTACCGCTGTCCCCACTGTGGCAAAGCCTTCGGCCAGAGCTCCAACCTCCAGCACCATCTCCGGATCCACACAGGCGAGCGGCCCTACGCCTGTCCCCACTGCTCCAAGGCCTTTGGGCAGAGCTCGGCGCTGCTCCAACACCTGCACGTGCATTCCGGAGAGCGCCCCTACCGCTGTCAGCTTTGTGGCAAAGCGTTTGGCCAAGCCTCCAGCCTCACCAAGCACAAGCGGGTGCATGAGGGTgcagcagctgctgctgcagctgctgcagctgccacaacagcagggctgggcctggggcctggcctgAGTCCTACATCCATGATGAGACCCGGACAGGTCTCCTTTCTGGGTTCTGATGGTGTCTCAGTGCTCCATTCAGGCCTAGACCTCAGCTCTGGGTCCAACTCCACTCGCACCACCCCGGATCCTGCCTCTGTGCTGGATCCTTTACCCAAGCCCAGCTCCCAAGCCCTCTCTGGCTCCCCAACCACTCCCAGCCTACATACTTCTGAGTCTTCTAACCCTAAGCTTGGTCACAGTGTTGACCCTGATCTTGTACCCAGCCCCGATCATGAGTCTGATCCCAGCCCCGATTCTGATCCTGATCCCAACCTTGACCTCTGCTCTCCCACTCATGACACTGccagcccagccctccctgaCAGTGAGGGCCCAGAGTGGGTAAAGGAGCAGGGGGCCCTGCTAGCACCCGATGGTTGA
- the Znf358 gene encoding zinc finger protein 358 isoform X2 translates to MNRGAQPWNWASETSNSQSRDFCSDPVPETLSSSTRAMRRSVLVRNPVHKGLNPKLEDLDHISEAPEPDPEDINTASVDMDPSYEDRESISEDLDGEVKAPGSSLRNQDSCPQDLDPPSSREDLDPDVIGPVPLILDPNSETLSSAAPDVDPLSSHLHATLQVLPTSPAAIPAPASPPRPFSCPDCGRAFRRSSGLSQHRRTHSGEKPYRCPDCGKSFSHGATLAQHRGIHTGARPYQCAACGKAFGWRSTLLKHRSSHSGEKPHHCPVCGKAFGHGSLLAQHLRTHGGPRPHKCPVCAKGFGQGSALLKHLRTHTGERPYPCPQCGKAFGQSSALLQHQRTHTAERPYRCPHCGKAFGQSSNLQHHLRIHTGERPYACPHCSKAFGQSSALLQHLHVHSGERPYRCQLCGKAFGQASSLTKHKRVHEGAAAAAAAAAAATTAGLGLGPGLSPTSMMRPGQVSFLGSDGVSVLHSGLDLSSGSNSTRTTPDPASVLDPLPKPSSQALSGSPTTPSLHTSESSNPKLGHSVDPDLVPSPDHESDPSPDSDPDPNLDLCSPTHDTASPALPDSEGPEWVKEQGALLAPDG, encoded by the exons ATGAACAGAGGGGCTCAGCCATGGAATTGGGCATCAGAGACTTCTAATTCACAGTCCAGAGACTTCTGTTCAG ATCCTGTCCCTGAAACACTCAGCAGTTCCACCCGGGCCATGAGACGTTCAGTCTTGGTCAGGAACCCTGTCCACAAGGGACTGAATCCCAAACTTGAAGATCTGGACCACATTTCTGAAGCCCCAGAGCCTGATCCTGAAGACATAAATACTGCCTCAGTAGACATGGACCCCAGCTATGAAGATCGAGAGTCCATCTCTGAGGATCTCGATGGAGAGGTGAAAGCTCCAGGCTCTAGCTTGAGGAACCAAGACTCGTGTCCTCAAGATCTGGACCCCCCTTCTTCAAGGGAAGACCTGGATCCAGATGTTATTGGCCCTGTGCCTCTGATTCTCGACCCAAACAGTGAGACCCTCAGCTCCGCTGCTCCAGATGTGGACCCCCTTTCTTCCCATCTTCATGCCACCCTGCAGGTACTGCCCACTAGCCCTGCCGCcatcccagccccagccagcccACCCCGGCCCTTCTCTTGCCCAGATTGCGGGCGAGCCTTTCGTCGAAGCTCCGGGCTCAGCCAGCACCGCCGCACCCACAGCGGTGAGAAGCCCTACCGCTGTCCCGATTGCGGCAAATCCTTCAGCCACGGTGCCACGCTGGCCCAGCATCGTGGCATCCACACTGGGGCGCGGCCTTACCAGTGCGCGGCCTGCGGGAAAGCCTTCGGCTGGCGTTCCACGCTCCTGAAACACCGCAGTAGCCACAGCGGCGAGAAACCACACCACTGCCCTGTGTGTGGCAAAGCTTTTGGCCATGGATCATTGCTGGCACAGCACCTGCGCACTCACGGAGGCCCACGGCCCCACAAGTGTCCGGTGTGTGCCAAGGGCTTTGGCCAGGGCTCGGCGCTGCTGAAGCATCTGCGCACACACACGGGCGAGCGGCCCTACCCGTGCCCTCAGTGTGGCAAGGCCTTTGGGCAGAGCTCGGCGCTGCTGCAGCACCAGCGCACCCACACTGCTGAGCGGCCTTACCGCTGTCCCCACTGTGGCAAAGCCTTCGGCCAGAGCTCCAACCTCCAGCACCATCTCCGGATCCACACAGGCGAGCGGCCCTACGCCTGTCCCCACTGCTCCAAGGCCTTTGGGCAGAGCTCGGCGCTGCTCCAACACCTGCACGTGCATTCCGGAGAGCGCCCCTACCGCTGTCAGCTTTGTGGCAAAGCGTTTGGCCAAGCCTCCAGCCTCACCAAGCACAAGCGGGTGCATGAGGGTgcagcagctgctgctgcagctgctgcagctgccacaacagcagggctgggcctggggcctggcctgAGTCCTACATCCATGATGAGACCCGGACAGGTCTCCTTTCTGGGTTCTGATGGTGTCTCAGTGCTCCATTCAGGCCTAGACCTCAGCTCTGGGTCCAACTCCACTCGCACCACCCCGGATCCTGCCTCTGTGCTGGATCCTTTACCCAAGCCCAGCTCCCAAGCCCTCTCTGGCTCCCCAACCACTCCCAGCCTACATACTTCTGAGTCTTCTAACCCTAAGCTTGGTCACAGTGTTGACCCTGATCTTGTACCCAGCCCCGATCATGAGTCTGATCCCAGCCCCGATTCTGATCCTGATCCCAACCTTGACCTCTGCTCTCCCACTCATGACACTGccagcccagccctccctgaCAGTGAGGGCCCAGAGTGGGTAAAGGAGCAGGGGGCCCTGCTAGCACCCGATGGTTGA
- the Tex45 gene encoding testis-expressed protein 45, with the protein MGLGVARGAMLGPDALPLCPEALRDYLRASHFSIGPDPRLHHEARRSKSHVDFPAYPATAAVQPSRPPSPSQLFPHDRRWEADGLVPEMRRAFASTCAPPPETREQRRERARVLQASHLRVHADARAGVSQSLERAAYGWPDMPPHAAREQIRGARLIFDRDSVPAGDKDKLGIPPTTHQAHFPPYAKSPPPRAPSYHLGGPNTLKWNYTGPIETSYLRQFPDLPGPPALMCKRASSSVQLGDCSIGYAHMRSDLKQMYTPQELSPDRYDKAQARAQLHQGNINPGDGHFYDRTTMNDHFYPWEPEPFISSHNMTPESHILKGNWRPGPGSLDTSMQYFFGQPPPATQPPSRHLSHEKQKDHVILGEEKQLGEFFHTTMGSTFRPSDMRPTEKAPSLHLLPSNLPQGTGETQFLTESQRMLKPHRAAPATIMPEILWRCKYSHMEPPLGDQRFLSTSYKDEFPFKNVRPLVLKPSTINESHLLLGSPQWWGCWGRKVDPRAPQIPMNPCLSQQ; encoded by the exons atggggctggga GTGGCACGGGGGGCCATGCTGGGCCCCGACGCCCTCCCGCTGTGCCCGGAGGCGCTGCGGGACTACCTCAGGGCCTCGCACTTCTCAATTGGGCCCGACCCGCGTCTGCACCACGAGGCCAGACGCTCCAAGTCGCACGTGGACTTCCCAGCCTATCCAGCCACCGCGGCGGTGCAGCCGAGCCGGCCGCCGTCGCCCTCGCAGCTCTTCCCCCATGACCGGCGCTGGGAGGCCGACGGGCTGGTGCCCGAGATGCGCCGCGCGTTCGCGTCCACCTGCGCGCCGCCGCCGGAGACGCGGGAGCAGCGGCGGGAGCGCGCGCGCGTCCTGCAGGCCAGCCACCTGCGCGTGCACGCGGACGCGCGCGCCGGCGTCAGCCAGTCCCTGGAGCGCGCTGCCTATGGCTGGCCAGACATGCCGCCGCATGCAGCCCGCGAGCAGATCCGAGGCGCGCGCCTCATCTTCGACCGGGACTCCGTGCCAGCCGGCGACAAGGACAAGCTGGGCATCCCGCCCACCACGCACCAGGCACACTTCCCGCCCTACGCCAAGAGCCCaccgccccgcgcgccctcctACCACCTGG GGGGTCCCAACACTCTCAAGTGGAACTACACGGGTCCCATAGAGACCTCCTACTTAAGACAGTTCCCGGACCTTCCAGGCCCACCTGCTCTCATGTGTAAGAGG GCCTCCTCCTCCGTGCAGCTGGGAGACTGCAGTATTGGCTATGCCCACATGCGTTCAGACCTGAAGCAGATGTACACCCCTCAGGAGCTCTCCCCAGACAG GTATGACAAAGCCCAGGCTAGAGCCCAGCTCCACCAAGGAAACATTAATCCTGGAGATGGCCACTTTTATGACAGGACAACTATGAACGATCATTTCTACCCCTGGGAGCCAG AGCCTTTTATTTCCTCCCATAATATGACTCCGGAGTCCCACATTTTGAAAGGAAATTGGCGTCCTGGACCGGGCAGCCTCGATACCTCCATGCAGTATTTCTTCGGCCAG CCCCCGCCTGCGACCCAGCCACCCAGCCGCCACTTGTCTCATGAGAAACAGAAGGATCACGTGATCCTAGGAGAGGAGAAGCAGCTCGGAGAGTTCTTCCATACCACCATGGGCTCAACTTTCCGCCCCTCAGATATGCGGCCAACAGAGAAAGCCCCCAGCCTTCATTTGTTGCCCAGCAACTTGCCACAGGGCACAGGCG AAACACAATTTTTAACCGAGAGCCAGAGAATGTTGAAGCCGCACCGAGCAGCCCCAGCCACCATAATGCCAGAGATACTATGGCGG TGCAAATACAGCCACATGGAGCCCCCGCTGGGTGATCAGCGCTTCTTGTCAACCAGCTACAAAGATGAGTTTCCTTTCAAGAATGTGAGGCCTCTGGTGCTGAAACCGAGTACTATAAATGAGAGTCATTTGCTTCTAGGTTCCCCTCAATGGTGGGGctgttggggcaggaaagtagaCCCTCGAGCCCCCCAAATCCCTATGAACCCATGTCTCAGCCAGCAATAA